A genomic segment from uncultured Marinifilum sp. encodes:
- a CDS encoding type II toxin-antitoxin system antitoxin SocA domain-containing protein, which translates to MFPKVDIKQLSHYLIDFFRYKEDVITNKKLQKLLYYIQAWHLVYFDGALLFDDQPQAWVHGPVYSDIYHEYKHNNGRPLSNSDDEITLDELNAQLHMLELTDQQNEFLDECLKYYGTKTAFQLEVMTHTEDPWVEARRGYGANEPSTREISIDTMRNYYSKLQNA; encoded by the coding sequence ATGTTTCCAAAAGTTGATATTAAGCAGTTATCGCATTATTTAATAGACTTCTTCCGCTATAAGGAAGATGTGATAACAAACAAAAAATTACAAAAATTACTTTACTATATTCAAGCTTGGCATTTGGTTTATTTTGATGGAGCTTTACTTTTTGACGATCAGCCACAAGCTTGGGTTCATGGTCCTGTGTATTCTGATATTTATCACGAATATAAACACAATAACGGTAGACCTCTGTCAAATTCAGATGATGAAATTACTCTTGACGAATTAAATGCTCAATTGCACATGTTAGAATTAACAGACCAGCAAAATGAGTTTTTGGACGAGTGCCTAAAATATTATGGCACAAAGACTGCTTTTCAACTAGAGGTTATGACTCACACTGAAGATCCTTGGGTTGAAGCAAGGAGGGGATATGGGGCAAATGAGCCAAGCACGCGAGAAATTTCTATTGATACTATGCGTAACTATTACAGTAAATTACAAAATGCCTAG
- a CDS encoding DUF5655 domain-containing protein translates to MPHFKVEKNTLEPIKENPFKLEKEIQSLTENNLNRILHIDFVKSEFALNNFRIDTLAFDKDANAFVIIEYKRERNFSVIDQGYAYLSLMLNNKADFILEYNENCKNTLKRNDVDWSQSKVIFISPSFTTYQREAINFKDLPIELWEVKRYNNNTVSYNQIKTGGAQESVKTISRKDDNVTTVNKEIKVYTEQEQLGNTSSEEIIELYEKFKASILNLEDIELKPKKKYIAFANGSNITDIHIQKKSLKMWINLNQGELDDPKQLTRDVSNIGHWGNGEYELQIHNDDNLDYIMSLVKQSYKKNRK, encoded by the coding sequence ATGCCTCATTTTAAAGTAGAGAAAAACACTTTAGAACCCATAAAAGAAAACCCATTCAAACTCGAAAAAGAGATTCAATCTTTAACCGAGAACAACTTAAACAGAATTTTACATATCGATTTTGTAAAATCCGAATTTGCCTTGAACAATTTCAGAATCGATACACTTGCATTCGATAAAGATGCTAACGCATTTGTAATCATCGAATACAAACGAGAGCGTAATTTTAGCGTAATAGATCAAGGCTACGCCTATCTATCCTTAATGCTAAACAACAAAGCCGATTTCATTTTAGAATACAACGAGAATTGTAAAAACACACTTAAACGAAACGATGTCGATTGGTCACAATCCAAAGTCATTTTTATTTCTCCATCATTCACAACCTATCAGCGCGAGGCAATCAACTTTAAAGATCTACCAATCGAACTTTGGGAAGTAAAACGATACAACAACAATACAGTTAGCTACAATCAAATAAAAACAGGAGGAGCACAAGAAAGCGTAAAAACGATTTCCCGTAAAGACGATAACGTCACTACAGTAAACAAAGAAATTAAAGTATATACTGAACAAGAACAGCTTGGTAACACTTCTTCAGAAGAGATTATAGAGCTTTACGAAAAGTTTAAAGCGTCCATACTAAACCTCGAAGATATAGAGCTAAAACCTAAGAAAAAGTACATAGCTTTCGCAAATGGTTCAAACATTACAGACATTCACATTCAGAAAAAGAGTCTTAAAATGTGGATCAATCTTAACCAAGGCGAACTCGACGACCCAAAACAACTCACACGCGATGTAAGCAACATAGGTCACTGGGGCAACGGCGAATACGAACTACAAATCCACAACGACGACAACCTCGACTACATCATGTCCCTCGTCAAGCAATCCTACAAGAAAAATCGCAAGTAA
- a CDS encoding GNAT family N-acetyltransferase, whose product MLDISEHSTFQALVNEINNSNFDCDNEDLNEFFIEDALNYSKELIGKTYSFILDEKPEIILGAFTVSNDSLKVNSLNNGCKKRVRRKIPHAKYMKNYPAVLIGRLGVHKDFKGQKVGSQILDFIKLWFTDGKNKTGCRFIIVDAYNNPQALKFYESNGFKYLHTNEETEKEHIGLNRSEKLLTRFMYFDLIQLMN is encoded by the coding sequence ATGCTTGATATATCAGAACACAGTACCTTTCAAGCTTTAGTAAACGAAATTAATAATTCAAATTTTGATTGTGATAACGAAGATTTGAACGAATTTTTCATTGAAGACGCTCTTAATTATTCAAAAGAACTTATTGGGAAAACTTATTCTTTCATCCTTGATGAAAAACCAGAAATTATTCTTGGAGCATTTACTGTGTCCAATGATAGTTTAAAGGTTAATTCATTAAACAATGGATGTAAGAAAAGAGTAAGAAGAAAAATTCCACATGCAAAGTACATGAAGAATTATCCTGCTGTTTTGATTGGTAGACTTGGAGTGCATAAAGATTTCAAAGGTCAAAAAGTAGGAAGCCAGATATTAGATTTTATAAAGCTTTGGTTTACTGATGGAAAAAATAAAACAGGATGTCGTTTTATTATCGTAGATGCCTATAATAATCCGCAAGCTCTTAAGTTTTATGAGAGTAACGGATTCAAGTATTTACACACTAACGAAGAAACAGAAAAAGAGCATATTGGACTTAATAGATCCGAAAAGTTATTGACCCGCTTTATGTATTTTGATCTAATTCAATTAATGAATTAG
- a CDS encoding DUF6266 family protein, which yields MGKINQGILGGFSGKVGNVIGGNWKGIDYMRVKPASVANPRTEGQVDQRSKFSTVLKFLQPMKDFVKIGFKDYATKMTQFNSAMSYNLKNAIAGDYPDYTIDYENALISRGSLAGVLNGTLASIDHGFVDFSWVDNSSDGNASSIDKAMVLVYNQSRNEAIFMTEGSTRETGILKLAVPENYAGQSVDCFISFISEDGANVSNSKYLGSIVVD from the coding sequence ATGGGTAAAATTAATCAAGGAATTCTTGGTGGGTTCAGCGGAAAAGTAGGTAATGTAATCGGTGGTAACTGGAAAGGTATCGATTATATGAGAGTTAAGCCAGCAAGTGTGGCAAATCCTAGAACAGAAGGACAGGTAGATCAGCGATCTAAATTTTCAACTGTTTTAAAGTTTTTACAGCCAATGAAAGATTTTGTTAAAATCGGCTTTAAAGATTATGCAACAAAAATGACACAATTTAATAGTGCAATGTCATATAATCTTAAGAATGCAATTGCAGGAGATTATCCAGACTATACCATTGATTATGAAAATGCATTAATTAGTCGTGGAAGTTTGGCAGGTGTACTAAATGGAACTCTTGCTTCTATTGATCATGGATTTGTTGATTTTTCATGGGTAGATAATTCTTCTGATGGAAATGCAAGTTCTATAGATAAAGCTATGGTTTTGGTTTATAATCAATCGAGAAATGAAGCAATTTTTATGACAGAAGGATCGACTAGAGAAACAGGAATATTAAAATTAGCAGTTCCTGAAAATTATGCAGGACAGTCTGTGGATTGTTTTATTTCTTTCATTAGTGAAGATGGAGCTAATGTTTCAAATAGTAAATATTTAGGATCTATTGTGGTCGATTAA
- a CDS encoding ABC transporter substrate-binding protein, which yields MKKVTISPQFYSSGSECLNSFYDGKVDVAFMGSVPFIIGRASGVPIKILALVNRSKGGEAVLVRSGSNPLYSRNKELKVCTAFGSTAHYLLQKYTHTLPAGIDIYNTFMSPELQMDAFNNGFVDAISLWEPYVSFAANNFDASIVYDDSKLAAGGLNFLVVRESYASKHPEIIEEFIKALKQSTNWIKGNMMQAVGIIDKILKTPDITAYDLSCNSLSMYDWEISSFLPELMATDIQKELLDISTYLTSDNIAAPLVLHPSNIFCDRTNINNEKLNYSGADIRIGYSSDIMCTPFLIASALNIWSEYDFFIPRHSQLISERLLHYDQSTQDSLMKIFSDIKKKNTKSAAISLRSLLERCLKYLCKKFNLKIAENKNAVGLFSYLDALKKAKVMPSEVESYSHLIRLFGNEAAHQTTVNDPDLPLLLEFTMRIFDWSNSDGSGHCPNCNLSINLEWHYCAGCGKQLMNTDTSAEEIFLPLNGNEIKEILGIGPGPLIGKAQDYLRQKIKDNPDISKEKLYDLLIEWKESNIMFSDSGMSKIIS from the coding sequence ATGAAAAAGGTTACCATATCACCACAATTTTATTCTTCAGGATCAGAATGTTTAAATTCATTTTACGATGGTAAAGTTGATGTTGCTTTCATGGGAAGCGTTCCATTTATTATTGGAAGAGCATCAGGAGTTCCCATTAAAATACTGGCTTTGGTGAATCGTTCAAAAGGTGGTGAAGCGGTACTAGTACGATCGGGAAGTAACCCTCTATACTCAAGAAACAAAGAGTTAAAAGTATGTACCGCTTTTGGATCTACAGCGCACTACCTTTTGCAAAAATACACCCACACTTTACCAGCTGGCATAGATATTTACAATACGTTTATGTCGCCCGAATTACAAATGGATGCATTTAATAATGGTTTTGTTGATGCTATTTCTTTATGGGAACCTTATGTATCTTTTGCAGCAAATAATTTCGATGCTTCTATTGTTTATGATGATAGTAAATTGGCTGCAGGAGGATTAAACTTTTTAGTAGTTAGAGAAAGCTATGCATCTAAGCATCCCGAAATAATCGAAGAATTTATAAAAGCTCTGAAACAAAGTACCAATTGGATTAAGGGGAATATGATGCAGGCTGTTGGTATTATTGATAAAATTTTAAAAACACCGGACATAACAGCTTATGACCTATCCTGTAACAGCTTGTCTATGTACGATTGGGAAATATCATCATTTTTGCCTGAACTTATGGCAACAGATATTCAGAAGGAATTATTAGACATATCAACCTATCTTACTTCCGATAATATTGCGGCTCCTCTGGTATTGCATCCATCCAACATTTTTTGTGATCGTACAAATATCAACAATGAGAAATTGAATTATTCTGGTGCTGACATAAGAATTGGATATTCTTCTGATATTATGTGTACACCCTTTTTAATTGCAAGTGCTTTAAATATATGGTCGGAATATGATTTTTTTATTCCCAGACATAGTCAGTTAATCTCCGAAAGACTTCTTCATTACGATCAGAGTACACAGGATAGTTTGATGAAAATATTTTCTGATATTAAAAAGAAAAATACGAAATCGGCAGCCATAAGTTTAAGAAGTTTATTGGAACGTTGTCTTAAATATTTATGCAAAAAATTCAATCTAAAAATAGCTGAAAATAAGAATGCTGTTGGTTTGTTTTCATATTTAGATGCCTTAAAAAAAGCTAAAGTAATGCCGAGTGAAGTTGAGTCATACTCTCATCTTATAAGATTATTTGGTAACGAAGCAGCACATCAAACAACAGTTAATGATCCCGACTTACCTCTGCTGCTGGAATTTACGATGCGTATTTTTGACTGGTCCAATAGTGATGGTTCGGGGCATTGTCCCAATTGTAATTTGTCAATTAATTTAGAATGGCATTATTGTGCCGGATGTGGCAAACAATTAATGAATACTGACACTTCTGCCGAAGAGATTTTTCTTCCACTAAATGGAAATGAGATAAAAGAAATTCTTGGTATTGGACCAGGCCCATTAATAGGTAAAGCACAAGATTATCTTCGGCAAAAAATTAAAGATAATCCAGATATTAGCAAAGAAAAATTATACGATTTACTTATTGAGTGGAAAGAATCTAATATTATGTTTTCAGATTCTGGTATGAGCAAAATTATCTCTTAA
- a CDS encoding GNAT family N-acetyltransferase: MAVKIRTINENDVDTIIGLAHNGEPGIRANNRMIYYLSTTVLKEYVFICEDEENKIGYVFGILNGDKKSLWIHQLVVSKDERGKGYGIKLLEHIESKARTNNIENIELMVRPDNKARFLYQKLGYIEGALNSNTDMFTYKKQIH, from the coding sequence ATGGCAGTTAAAATCAGAACAATCAATGAAAATGATGTGGATACCATTATCGGATTAGCTCATAATGGAGAACCAGGAATCAGGGCGAATAATAGAATGATTTATTATTTATCTACCACAGTATTAAAAGAATATGTTTTTATTTGTGAGGACGAAGAAAATAAAATAGGCTATGTATTTGGAATATTAAATGGTGACAAAAAAAGTTTATGGATTCATCAATTAGTGGTATCAAAAGATGAACGAGGTAAGGGATATGGAATTAAACTTTTAGAACATATAGAATCTAAAGCTAGAACCAATAATATCGAAAATATCGAGTTAATGGTACGTCCGGATAATAAAGCCCGTTTTCTTTATCAAAAATTAGGATATATAGAAGGTGCCTTAAATAGTAACACTGATATGTTTACTTATAAAAAACAAATTCACTGA
- a CDS encoding Hsp20/alpha crystallin family protein: protein MTLVKRNSDRMFPSFFDHFFGRDWMDWNNNNFSITNTTVPAVNVMEDENNYIIEVAAPGMRKSDFSISLDKDQLIISSQKKEEKETQEENYSRKEFSYQSFQRSFRLPENLVDGDKIKAKYDDGILMLMLPKKEEIKPKPIRTIKIS, encoded by the coding sequence ATGACACTTGTTAAAAGAAATTCAGACAGAATGTTTCCATCCTTCTTTGATCATTTCTTTGGCAGAGATTGGATGGATTGGAACAACAACAATTTTTCAATTACAAACACTACTGTTCCTGCAGTAAACGTAATGGAAGATGAAAACAATTATATTATTGAGGTGGCTGCACCTGGAATGAGAAAATCAGATTTTAGCATTAGCCTCGATAAGGATCAGTTGATTATCTCTTCTCAGAAAAAAGAGGAAAAAGAAACACAGGAAGAAAACTATAGCCGAAAAGAATTTAGTTATCAATCATTTCAAAGGTCGTTTCGTTTGCCTGAAAATTTGGTTGATGGAGATAAGATAAAAGCTAAATACGACGATGGAATTCTTATGCTTATGCTTCCTAAAAAAGAGGAGATAAAACCGAAACCCATTCGTACCATTAAAATTTCATAA
- a CDS encoding polysaccharide lyase family 7 protein: MNKKIITSLSGLIVLGVFLILSSCSNSPKKSTKKEASESVYASEVTPFFEHWKLILGDGSNVGNAINFEHKDFFYTANDGKSNWVVYKTPNAGHTHGTSNNTRTELAQEKKWYPETADDKLTATLKVMNVSTTGDARVAASYAVVIGQIHSADGHENEPLKIFYKKFPGHSKGSVFWDYEINTKGDDNPGRWDYSTAVWGYDLSVVGTSENTYPEEPKDGISLGEEFSYEIVVKEGIMSLKFTSEGHETKTFTKNLIESEYTAAANIPEQTKKLFVSIGQDGVERKNAYTGEGCFFKLGCYNQTNGKSPEVNKNWCSGAETHNGDIQKQYKDGNFAEVWFKTASIQVSDAAVSNEGYFTKNDYLYKK; this comes from the coding sequence ATGAATAAAAAAATTATTACATCATTATCAGGCTTAATAGTGCTTGGTGTTTTTCTAATACTAAGTAGCTGTTCCAATTCACCTAAAAAGTCGACAAAGAAAGAAGCTTCAGAGAGCGTTTATGCGAGCGAGGTTACTCCGTTTTTCGAACATTGGAAATTAATTTTAGGTGATGGTTCGAATGTGGGTAATGCAATTAATTTTGAACATAAAGATTTCTTTTATACTGCAAACGATGGTAAAAGTAATTGGGTTGTTTATAAAACGCCCAATGCTGGTCATACCCATGGAACTTCGAACAACACAAGAACAGAATTGGCTCAAGAGAAAAAATGGTATCCTGAAACTGCCGATGATAAACTAACAGCTACACTTAAAGTAATGAATGTATCAACTACGGGCGATGCTCGGGTAGCTGCTTCTTATGCCGTAGTAATTGGTCAAATTCATAGTGCCGATGGGCATGAGAATGAACCTCTTAAAATATTTTACAAGAAATTTCCTGGACATAGCAAAGGTTCAGTTTTTTGGGATTATGAAATCAATACAAAAGGAGATGATAATCCCGGAAGATGGGATTACTCGACAGCAGTTTGGGGATATGACTTATCTGTTGTAGGTACATCAGAAAATACCTATCCAGAAGAACCAAAGGATGGGATTTCATTAGGCGAAGAATTTAGCTATGAAATAGTGGTTAAAGAGGGTATTATGAGTCTTAAATTTACAAGTGAAGGACATGAAACAAAAACATTTACAAAGAATTTAATTGAATCGGAATATACTGCAGCAGCCAACATTCCTGAGCAAACTAAAAAATTATTTGTATCGATTGGTCAAGATGGAGTGGAACGTAAAAATGCTTATACTGGTGAAGGATGCTTTTTTAAGCTTGGTTGTTATAATCAAACAAATGGTAAATCACCCGAAGTAAATAAGAATTGGTGTTCTGGTGCAGAAACGCACAATGGAGATATTCAAAAGCAATACAAAGACGGAAATTTTGCCGAGGTATGGTTCAAAACTGCAAGTATACAAGTAAGTGATGCTGCTGTTTCTAATGAAGGCTATTTTACGAAAAATGACTATTTGTATAAGAAATAA
- a CDS encoding RbsD/FucU family protein — protein MLKTPVIHPTIMEALARSGHFAQVLIADGNLPVGAMNGPNSTTVHLNFRPGLLDALTVLEGILEVCPVQGAIVMEKPAKAKAEIHNAYKKLLGNVSWKELERWAFYDKIREPATTLIIQTGEQRRFANLILTVGVVKMAEENDF, from the coding sequence ATGCTAAAAACTCCGGTAATACACCCAACAATTATGGAAGCGCTTGCGCGTTCGGGACATTTTGCACAAGTGCTTATTGCAGATGGTAATTTACCCGTTGGTGCCATGAATGGTCCAAATTCTACAACTGTACATCTTAATTTTCGTCCGGGATTATTGGATGCACTTACTGTACTCGAAGGCATACTGGAAGTTTGCCCTGTTCAGGGTGCAATTGTTATGGAAAAACCTGCTAAAGCTAAGGCAGAAATACACAATGCTTATAAAAAATTATTAGGAAATGTAAGCTGGAAAGAGTTGGAGCGTTGGGCATTTTACGATAAAATTAGAGAGCCGGCTACCACTTTGATTATTCAAACAGGAGAACAGCGTCGTTTCGCTAACTTAATTCTAACTGTTGGTGTCGTAAAAATGGCAGAAGAAAATGATTTTTAG